TGAGAATCCCTTCGGGAATGTCGGCTTTTCGGGGCATCGCCGGCATCGGGTAGGTTTCGTTCATCACCGTCAGGTAATAGATCAGATCTTCCTGCTGACAGTACATCCGGGTCAGGCCGTCGTGAATAATAATCGCCAGTTCGTAGGCAAAGGCCGGGTCATAGGCCTTGACCCGGGTTGGCGTGAGGGCGAGGACGTGGCTGTGGCCGTCCTGGTGCTGCAGCCCTTCTCCGGCCAGGGTGGTACGTCCGGCGGTGGCACCGATGAGAAATCCTCGCGCGCGGCTGTCACAGGCTGCCCAGATCAGGTCACCGACCCGCTGGAAGCCGAACATGGAGTAGAAGGTATAGAAAGGGATGGTCTGGACGCCGTTGTTCGCGTGCGCGGTGCCGGCGGCAATGAAGCTGGCCATTGAACCGGCTTCGCTCAGACCTTCTTCGAGAATGGCACCCTCCTTCTTCTCGTTGTAGAACAGCAGGCTGCCCTTGTCGACCGGCTCGTACAACTGGCCGACGTGACTGTAGATGCCGGCCTGGCGGAAGAGGGACTCCATGCCGAAGGTGCGCGCTTCGTCGGGAACGATGGGGACGATCAGCTTGCCGAATTCGGGATCCTTGAGCAGTTTGGTCAACAGGTGGACATAGGCCATGGTGGTCGCCAGCGGCCGGTCACCGGAGCCGTCAAAATATTCGCTGATGATTTCCCGGGTGTGGCAGGCCATCGGGTAGCCGGCATCCTGTCGTTTCGGCAGGGTTCCGCCGAGAGCGGCACGCCGTTCGCGCAGGTACCGTATTTCCGGACTGTCTTCGGCGGGACGGTAGAAAGGGGTTTCGCCGATTTCCTGGTCGCTCACCGGGATGTTGAACCGGGTACGGAAGGCCTTCAGTTCATTCTCGTTCAACTTCTTCTGGGCGTGGGTGATATTTTTTCCTTCCCCGGCTTCACCGAGGCCGTAACCCTTGATGGTCTGGGCCAGGATGACGGTCGGAGCCCCCTTGTGGTCGACGGCTGCCTTGTAGGCCGCGTAGACCTTGTCCGGATCGTGTCCGCCGCGTGTCAGGCGCCCGAGCTGTTCGTCGCTGTAGTCCTTGACCAGTTCCGTAAGTTCGGGATACTTGCCGAAAAAGTGTTTCCGGACATAGGCTCCGGTGGAAAGAGTGAAGCGCTGCATTTCGCCATCAACCACCTCATCCATCCGCTGCACCAGCTTCCCGGAGGTGTCAGCTTCGAGCAGGCGGTCCCAGTCGTTTCCCCAGATCACCTTGATCACGTTCCAGCCCGCCCCGCGGAAGGCAGCTTCCAGTTCCTGGATGATCTTGCCGTTGCCGCGCACCGGACCGTCCAGGCGCTGCAGGTTGCAGTTGATGACGAAGATCAGGTTGTCGAGCTTTTCCCTGGCGGCGAGGGTGATCGCGCCGAGTGATTCGGGTTCGTCCATTTCGCCGTCACCGAGCATGGCCCAGACCTTGCGGCCGCTTCTCTTGCGCAGCCCCCGGTCCACCAGGTAGTGATTGAAGCGTGCCTGGTAGATGGCGCTGATGGCGGTCAGTCCCATGGAGACGGTGGGGAATTCCCAGAAGTTTTTCATCAGGAAGGGGTGGGGGTAGGAGGAGAGTCCTCCTTTGCCCGGCCTCAGTTCATGGCGGAACCCTTTCAGGTCGTCTTCCGTCAAGCGTCCTTCAAGAAAGGCCCGGGCGTAGATGCCCGGTGAGGCGTGCCCCTGAAAATAGACCATGTCGCCAAGGAAGTCATCAGTTCGGCCGCGCCAGAAATGATTGAAGCCCACCTCCCAGAGAGTGGCCGCCGAGGCGAAAGTCGAGATATGTCCGCCGATGCCGGGTGATTCCTGGTTGGCGCGGACGACCATCGCCATGGCATTCCAGCGGATGATCGACTTGATGCGCCGTTCAATCTCCCGTTCTCCGGGATAGACCGGCTGTCGGTCGCGAGGAATGGTGTTGATGTAGGGAGTGTTGGCAGTGAAGGGAATGCTGACGCCATGTTCCTGGGCCAGGACCTGAAGCAGGCGCAGGATCTGTCTGACCCGGTCAGGGCCCTGCGAGTGGAGGACATAGTCGAGGGATTCACGCCATTCGGCGTTTTCCGTTGCTTCCAGATCAAATGGGTCAACCGGTACTTTTTCGGACATGCCGGACTCCTTGCCGAAAGCGATGCCCGTGCCGGGGGAAGACGGCATGGACGAGTTGCGGTGCTTTGCTCAAGTTTATCCGGAATCTGTCCGATTCCAATCGAAACGGCTGAGGTTTTCCAGGCAGAAATGAAAAGGGCGGAACCGGGTGACCGGTTCCGCCCTTTTCAGGCTTGCATGCAAGTCCTGCTTACTTCTTGTGGCAGGTCTTACAGGAGGTGCTCACGCCTTTTTCCTTGTGGCAGCCTTTGCAGCGCTTGTGAGCGGCATTCTTGAATTTCGGAGCCTTGGTGCCGTCATGGCAGGAGCGGCAGGCACCGGCTTCAACACCCTTGTGATGGCAGGTTTTGCAATCAGCGATGCGCTCCTGGTGAGCCTTGTGCGGGAAAGTCACGGTGCCCATTTTGGCGGGCAGCTTGATGACTTCCGGACCGTTGCCGGCGAAGCTGATGGCGGCGGAACCGAGGGCGATGAAACCGACGGCGACCAGAACTGCGATGAAACGTTTCATGTCTACCTCCAGAAAAAAAGTTATGGGACAAAACGATGTTGTCCGAGACGTTGCGTAATGTATACTAATTTTCATTTGGATTTTCACCAGACATCAGCCTTGATGTCGCCCGATGTCGATAATAATTCGTGTGATTCAAGGTAGATAGATGCTGTTATGTCGGGTTTGAAATGATGCCCTGGTGGAGCTCTCAGAGGTG
This region of Geothermobacter hydrogeniphilus genomic DNA includes:
- the aceE gene encoding pyruvate dehydrogenase (acetyl-transferring), homodimeric type, which produces MSEKVPVDPFDLEATENAEWRESLDYVLHSQGPDRVRQILRLLQVLAQEHGVSIPFTANTPYINTIPRDRQPVYPGEREIERRIKSIIRWNAMAMVVRANQESPGIGGHISTFASAATLWEVGFNHFWRGRTDDFLGDMVYFQGHASPGIYARAFLEGRLTEDDLKGFRHELRPGKGGLSSYPHPFLMKNFWEFPTVSMGLTAISAIYQARFNHYLVDRGLRKRSGRKVWAMLGDGEMDEPESLGAITLAAREKLDNLIFVINCNLQRLDGPVRGNGKIIQELEAAFRGAGWNVIKVIWGNDWDRLLEADTSGKLVQRMDEVVDGEMQRFTLSTGAYVRKHFFGKYPELTELVKDYSDEQLGRLTRGGHDPDKVYAAYKAAVDHKGAPTVILAQTIKGYGLGEAGEGKNITHAQKKLNENELKAFRTRFNIPVSDQEIGETPFYRPAEDSPEIRYLRERRAALGGTLPKRQDAGYPMACHTREIISEYFDGSGDRPLATTMAYVHLLTKLLKDPEFGKLIVPIVPDEARTFGMESLFRQAGIYSHVGQLYEPVDKGSLLFYNEKKEGAILEEGLSEAGSMASFIAAGTAHANNGVQTIPFYTFYSMFGFQRVGDLIWAACDSRARGFLIGATAGRTTLAGEGLQHQDGHSHVLALTPTRVKAYDPAFAYELAIIIHDGLTRMYCQQEDLIYYLTVMNETYPMPAMPRKADIPEGILKGMYCFRRSDLKKAGGKVHLLGSGAILNEALKAQTRLEKDYAIAADVWSVTSYKELYNDAVECERWNLLHPDKKPRVPYLRGLLEKEEGTFVAASDYMKVLPAMVAGWFPGPLHCLGTDGFGRSDDRASLRDFFEVDERYITLAALKQQVETGSLPKSVLTAAAGNLKINADKLNPHQD
- a CDS encoding cytochrome c3 family protein; the protein is MKRFIAVLVAVGFIALGSAAISFAGNGPEVIKLPAKMGTVTFPHKAHQERIADCKTCHHKGVEAGACRSCHDGTKAPKFKNAAHKRCKGCHKEKGVSTSCKTCHKK